One window of Acidobacteriota bacterium genomic DNA carries:
- a CDS encoding tetratricopeptide repeat protein: protein MNRLKKSLTLAFAAVAVSATVASAADRKEARSQVEFGIKVAEQGLWKEAVYRWERAVALDPEYAAAFNNLAIAYETAGLFDKAKKAYERAIELDPKNMYIRQNFDLFKEINDRANRQLSR from the coding sequence ATGAACCGATTGAAGAAATCGCTCACGTTGGCCTTCGCGGCCGTGGCAGTTTCTGCAACGGTCGCATCGGCCGCCGACCGCAAGGAGGCCCGGTCCCAGGTCGAGTTCGGCATCAAGGTCGCCGAGCAGGGCTTGTGGAAAGAAGCCGTCTACCGATGGGAGCGCGCCGTCGCGCTCGATCCGGAGTATGCCGCGGCGTTCAACAACCTCGCGATCGCGTATGAGACGGCCGGACTGTTCGACAAGGCCAAGAAGGCGTACGAACGCGCAATCGAACTCGATCCCAAGAACATGTACATCAGGCAGAACTTCGACTTGTTCAAGGAAATCAACGATCGTGCGAATCGCCAACTGTCTCGCTAG
- the dprA gene encoding DNA-processing protein DprA, translating into MASLREIVAVSLLWTETPRVPAGASAVCDLDQALDVAGIGRLGGVRERLLDRAEIALAEGAAHGLQALVRGGECYPASLALIPDPPAVLWIRGDLRPTDLAVAIVGSRTATPLSLDVGFQLGEGLARAGLAVVSGMARGVDSAAHRGALQAGGRTIAVLGCGADVVYPPEHAALADRISRSGALVSELPPGAPPLAWHFPRRNRIISGLSLGVVVVEAAADSGSLITARCALDQNRPVMAVPGGVLSGRNRGAHALIKDGARVVEGVSDVLEELRLEILTAADPEARLSHPSNDPLLRVMDVGEPYLLETLCAETGLDPARALSRLAELELAGWICRAGGGRFVKPGSNVLR; encoded by the coding sequence ATGGCGAGCCTCAGAGAGATCGTCGCGGTGTCACTGCTCTGGACGGAGACCCCGCGGGTGCCCGCAGGAGCCTCGGCCGTCTGCGATCTCGATCAGGCGCTCGACGTCGCCGGCATCGGCCGACTGGGAGGCGTCCGCGAGCGGCTCCTGGATCGCGCCGAGATAGCGCTGGCAGAGGGCGCCGCACACGGGCTGCAGGCGTTGGTCCGAGGCGGCGAGTGCTATCCGGCCAGTCTCGCGCTGATTCCCGACCCGCCCGCGGTGCTCTGGATTCGAGGAGATCTCAGGCCGACGGATCTGGCCGTGGCCATCGTCGGCTCGCGAACCGCCACACCCCTCTCGCTCGACGTCGGATTCCAACTCGGCGAGGGGCTGGCGCGCGCCGGTCTCGCGGTGGTCAGCGGGATGGCCCGCGGTGTCGATTCGGCGGCTCACCGCGGTGCCCTCCAGGCGGGTGGCCGCACCATTGCCGTACTGGGATGCGGCGCCGACGTCGTCTATCCGCCAGAACATGCCGCGCTGGCCGACCGCATCAGCAGGTCCGGCGCTCTGGTGAGCGAGCTGCCGCCGGGTGCTCCGCCGCTGGCATGGCACTTTCCCCGGCGCAACCGGATCATCAGCGGCCTGAGTCTCGGCGTCGTCGTCGTCGAAGCCGCCGCCGACAGCGGATCCCTGATCACTGCCAGGTGCGCGCTCGACCAGAACCGCCCGGTGATGGCCGTGCCTGGCGGCGTGCTGAGCGGCCGCAACAGGGGCGCCCATGCGCTCATCAAGGACGGCGCCAGGGTGGTGGAGGGCGTCAGCGACGTTCTGGAGGAATTACGGCTCGAAATCCTGACCGCCGCCGACCCGGAGGCGCGGCTTTCCCATCCCTCCAACGACCCGCTGCTCCGGGTAATGGACGTTGGGGAACCCTACCTGCTCGAGACGCTTTGCGCCGAAACAGGCCTGGATCCTGCCAGGGCGCTCAGCCGTCTTGCCGAACTGGAACTGGCCGGCTGGATCTGCCGGGCAGGCGGGGGCCGATTCGTGAAGCCCGGCTCGAACGTGCTAAGGTAA